One Companilactobacillus farciminis KCTC 3681 = DSM 20184 genomic window, AAACAAGTTCACTTGATCGAATCAAATGCTGGAGTAATGGGTCAAAACCAACCATTGCACTTCATTTTCAGTGATGCAACTGGCGCAACTTACGTCTTGGAACCACAAGGCAACGGTTTGGTACTACAAGAAGATAAAGTTGGCGTAATGACTAACACCCCTGATTACAACTGGCACAAGACTAACTTGGCTAATTATCTAGGTGCACAAACAACTAACTTTGGCGCTAAGAAGTTCGGTGATGAAGAAGTTATTCCTTTGGGTCAAAATGGTACGTTCAGACTACCTGGTGGTTACACTGCCGTTGACCGTTTTGTGAGAACTGCCTTTATCCGCAATTCAACTGAAACACCTAAAGATAACAAGCAAGCTGTTAACACAATTTTGCATATGCTTGATAGTGTAACGATTCCTCGTGGCGTTAATATCAAGGAAAATGGCGAAGCTAGTTATACTCAATATCAAACAGTTTTAGATTTGACTAACAAGATCATGTACTTTGTTCCTTATGGCAATCGTAAAGTTTATGCTACTAAATTGACTGACGATTTGATTAAGAATCAAAAAGAACCAAA contains:
- a CDS encoding choloylglycine hydrolase family protein encodes the protein MCTSLSLGALDGSKFLARTMDFAFELNGRPTFLPQEYKWISSYDKKTYTTDYAIMGTGAKYGNNYMVADGFNEYGLSAAELYFANAAKYDTEPTDGAINLVAEEFILWALGNNKSIEDLKENIKQVHLIESNAGVMGQNQPLHFIFSDATGATYVLEPQGNGLVLQEDKVGVMTNTPDYNWHKTNLANYLGAQTTNFGAKKFGDEEVIPLGQNGTFRLPGGYTAVDRFVRTAFIRNSTETPKDNKQAVNTILHMLDSVTIPRGVNIKENGEASYTQYQTVLDLTNKIMYFVPYGNRKVYATKLTDDLIKNQKEPKEFEVSLDQEFEALN